In the genome of Neofelis nebulosa isolate mNeoNeb1 chromosome 8, mNeoNeb1.pri, whole genome shotgun sequence, one region contains:
- the LOC131519677 gene encoding olfactory receptor 8S1-like: MAWRNHSIITEFILTGLSDDPHIQALLFVLFLGIYLLTMMGNLMLLLVIRTDSHLHTPMYFFLSNLSFLDLCFSSVTVPKLLKDLLSEKKTISVEGCLAQVFFVFITAGTEAFLLSVMAYDRYAAICHPLLYGQVMSSQLCVRLVLASWGLASLNSVIIVLLAINLDFCEAQTIHHYTCELPSLFPLSCSDISINIDILICSTLLHGLGTFLPIFFSYTRIVSTILRITSTSGRSKAFSTCSSHLIAVILFFGSGLIRYLMPTSGSSLDLLSSLQYSAVTPLLNPLIYSLKNVEVKAAVRRTVEKYLHYFR; encoded by the coding sequence ATGGCCTGGAGGAACCACAGCATCATCACCGAGTTTATTCTCACGGGGCTGTCCGACGACCCCCACATCCAGGCTCTGCTCTTCGTGCTCTTCCTGGGGATTTACCTCCTGACCATGATGGGGAATCTGATGCTGCTGCTGGTGATCAGGACCGATTCCCACCTCCACacgcccatgtacttcttcctgagTAACCTGTCCTTCCTGgacctctgcttctcttctgtcaCTGTGCCCAAGCTACTGAAGGACCTTCTGTCTGAGAAGAAAACCATCTCAGTAGAGGGCTGCCTGGCTCAGGTGTTCTTTGTGTTTATCACCGCAGGGACTGAAGCCTTTCTGCTCTCggtgatggcctatgaccgctatgccGCCATCTGCCACCCTCTGCTCTATGGCCAGGTGATGAGCAGCCAGCTCTGTGTGAGGCTGGTGCTGGCCTCATGGGGCCTGGCTTCCCTCAATTCAGTCATCATTGTGCTTTTGGCTATTAACCTGGACTTCTGTGAGGCCCAAACCATCCACCACTACACCTGTGAGctgccctccctcttccctctgtcttgCTCTGATATTTCCATCAATATTGACATCTTGATCTGCTCCACCTTACTGCATGGGCTGGGAACCTTCCTCCCAATCTTCTTTTCCTACACCCGTATTGTCTCCACCATCCTGCGCATCACCTCCACCTCAGGCAGAAGCAaggccttctccacctgctcctcccacctcaTCGCAGTGATCCTGttctttggctcaggtttgaTTCGCTATCTTATGCCCACCTCGGGTTCCTCCCTGGATTTGCTCTCCTCCTTGCAGTACAGTGCAGTCACGCCCTTGCTGAATCCCCTCATCTACAGCCTAAAGAACGTAGAGGTGAAGGCGGCTGTGAGAAGGACAGTGGAGAAATACCTACACTATTTTAGGTAG